One segment of Curtobacterium poinsettiae DNA contains the following:
- a CDS encoding MaoC/PaaZ C-terminal domain-containing protein, with the protein MPHYFEDLAAGQTFTTPGRTITEADVVSFASWTNDNNQVHTDVEFAGRTRYGQRIVHGLLGTSLCLGLIARTGVFEGSAVALLGIDQWRFTEPVFIGDTVTCTVEVLGTRLTSSGTTGIVERAVALRNQHGTVVQQGRMDVMVLTRDAAIG; encoded by the coding sequence GTGCCGCACTACTTCGAGGACCTCGCTGCCGGGCAGACCTTCACCACGCCGGGACGCACCATCACCGAGGCGGACGTGGTGTCGTTCGCCTCGTGGACGAACGACAACAACCAGGTGCACACGGACGTCGAGTTCGCGGGGAGGACCCGGTACGGGCAGCGGATCGTGCACGGGTTGCTCGGCACCTCGCTGTGCCTCGGGCTCATCGCACGCACGGGTGTGTTCGAGGGGTCCGCGGTGGCACTGCTCGGGATCGATCAGTGGCGCTTCACCGAGCCGGTGTTCATCGGGGACACCGTGACCTGCACCGTCGAGGTCCTCGGCACCCGGCTGACGAGTTCGGGCACGACCGGGATCGTCGAACGAGCGGTGGCCCTGCGGAACCAGCACGGCACGGTCGTCCAGCAGGGACGGATGGACGTCATGGTCCTGACCCGCGACGCCGCGATCGGTTGA
- a CDS encoding glycoside hydrolase family 2 protein: protein MSTLDGIVAAPDSASAPGLPLASRQDGTYPRPQMLRTAWADLDGTWSFRNDGDDDAWRTGFTDARDIVVPFPPESPASGIDEPGFQPVVWYSRAITRSELDAAGFGIGAPRLVLHFGAVDHRARVWIDGQFIGGHEGGHTPFSFDVTEALATDPDAVHTLVVRAEDDPHDLTQPRGKQDWHEDPHAIWYRRTTGIWQTVWLEAVPTASIASLRWTNVDHATMRLTVGLDGHRTGGERLRVEARWDDRDEHLATIETTVGETGDEFDVVVPIARQTNGQAEDELHWTPDTPRLIDATVTLLPRSGSGSGSGTTASTGALDAVASYFGIRTVGVDGGAFLLNGRRHDVRSVLNQGYWPESHIAAPSRPALRREVELIKELGFNAARNHQKIEDPRFLYWADRLGLMVWGEAPGAYAFSPRAVQRLVREWMDAVERDASHPSIVTWVPANESWGVQHIATDPAQQAYARALADVTRALDPTRPVISNDGWEHTNSDIVTIHDYEGDGPRLAATYADETARTRLLGGIGPADRRILVGGAEDLGQPVMLTEFGGVNYQPGVQREDGWGYTSASDGDDWVARITALYDAIRASSFLAGSCYTQLTDTMQETNGLLNADRSPKVPIEQIRRAVTGH, encoded by the coding sequence ATGAGCACGCTCGACGGCATCGTGGCCGCACCTGACTCCGCTTCCGCCCCCGGCCTCCCCCTCGCCTCGCGACAGGACGGCACGTACCCCCGGCCGCAGATGCTCCGCACCGCCTGGGCCGACCTCGACGGCACGTGGTCGTTCCGGAACGACGGCGACGACGACGCCTGGCGCACCGGCTTCACCGACGCCCGGGACATCGTGGTCCCGTTCCCGCCCGAGTCCCCGGCCTCGGGCATCGACGAACCCGGCTTCCAGCCCGTGGTCTGGTACTCCCGCGCGATCACCCGCTCGGAGCTCGACGCCGCCGGGTTCGGCATCGGCGCGCCCCGGCTCGTCCTGCACTTCGGCGCCGTCGACCACCGCGCGCGCGTCTGGATCGACGGGCAGTTCATCGGCGGACACGAGGGCGGCCACACCCCGTTCTCCTTCGACGTCACCGAGGCGCTGGCCACCGACCCCGACGCCGTGCACACCCTGGTGGTCCGCGCCGAGGACGACCCGCACGACCTGACCCAGCCGCGCGGCAAGCAGGACTGGCACGAGGACCCGCACGCGATCTGGTACCGCCGGACCACCGGGATCTGGCAGACGGTCTGGCTCGAGGCCGTGCCGACCGCCTCGATCGCGTCCCTGCGCTGGACGAACGTCGACCACGCGACCATGCGGCTGACGGTCGGGCTCGACGGACACCGTACGGGCGGTGAGCGCCTGCGCGTCGAGGCCCGCTGGGACGACCGCGACGAGCACCTCGCCACGATCGAGACCACGGTCGGCGAGACCGGCGACGAGTTCGACGTGGTCGTGCCGATCGCACGGCAGACGAACGGGCAGGCCGAGGACGAGCTGCACTGGACGCCGGACACGCCCCGGCTGATCGACGCCACGGTCACGCTGCTGCCGCGCTCCGGCTCCGGCTCCGGCTCCGGTACGACGGCGAGCACGGGCGCGCTCGACGCCGTCGCCAGCTACTTCGGGATCCGGACGGTCGGGGTCGACGGCGGCGCGTTCCTGCTCAACGGCCGACGCCACGACGTCCGCAGTGTCCTCAACCAGGGCTACTGGCCCGAGTCGCACATCGCTGCCCCGTCCCGTCCAGCACTCCGCCGCGAGGTCGAACTCATCAAGGAGCTCGGCTTCAACGCAGCCCGCAACCACCAGAAGATCGAGGACCCGCGGTTCCTGTACTGGGCCGACCGACTCGGACTCATGGTGTGGGGTGAGGCCCCCGGCGCGTACGCGTTCTCCCCCCGCGCCGTGCAGCGTCTGGTGCGCGAGTGGATGGACGCCGTCGAGCGTGACGCCTCGCACCCGTCGATCGTCACCTGGGTGCCCGCCAACGAGAGCTGGGGCGTGCAGCACATCGCCACCGACCCGGCGCAGCAGGCCTACGCCCGGGCCCTCGCCGACGTCACGCGAGCGTTGGACCCGACGCGTCCGGTGATCTCCAACGACGGGTGGGAGCACACGAACTCCGACATCGTCACGATCCACGACTACGAGGGCGACGGACCCCGGCTCGCGGCCACCTACGCGGACGAGACCGCACGGACCCGGCTCCTCGGTGGCATCGGTCCGGCGGATCGCCGCATCCTCGTCGGCGGTGCCGAAGACCTCGGCCAGCCGGTCATGCTCACCGAGTTCGGGGGTGTGAACTACCAGCCGGGCGTCCAGCGCGAGGACGGCTGGGGCTACACGTCGGCCAGTGACGGCGACGACTGGGTGGCCCGGATCACCGCGCTGTACGACGCGATCCGTGCGAGCTCGTTCCTCGCCGGGTCCTGCTACACGCAGCTCACCGACACCATGCAGGAGACGAACGGCCTGCTCAACGCAGACCGGTCCCCGAAGGTGCCGATCGAGCAGATCCGTCGCGCGGTCACGGGGCACTAG